The following are encoded in a window of Deltaproteobacteria bacterium genomic DNA:
- a CDS encoding redoxin domain-containing protein codes for MKLKRTLLAYVGAFAIALTGCGSEPQAPLKNPESGTESVDTNTDTGTPGTDSNTNNGGATDNSGTNTGNTDTGGSNNNDNGDNTDTGNNNGSGNNDNGNNGSDNSGSTGNTAPSTGGIDNTAGSCEPTPFAFSGVSGFASAENQVAKTYATNVNADNSTDFVIVESYQGAPYNGPTAPGTYELDGSNYADCGLCVLVYKGCTEGANGLQCQKYFYAEQGTVQINELGGAGSTFDIELQNMELVEVTIDSTFTSVPVPSGENWCAHGYNWTTVLDDGDAPAGSTGGSSDGSTGDSSGGSINPGTPGECSAPENGTGTNIGDQIGNFTLTNCNGDSVSLHDSCGSSRITWLIGSATWCGYCPQQIAEARQAQQQVGAENLAFYIIADDVTSQSGCLSYAQSEGVDPSQMLYATQSSAAMNAVLNRVSGIGQGFPMNAIMNGYTMELLYAGDGYAEGLGNQVIEALNQ; via the coding sequence ATGAAGCTTAAGCGAACTTTGCTCGCCTACGTGGGAGCTTTTGCCATCGCCCTGACAGGATGTGGTTCCGAACCTCAGGCACCTCTCAAAAACCCTGAAAGCGGCACCGAGTCCGTGGACACCAATACAGACACGGGCACACCAGGCACCGATAGCAACACCAATAATGGTGGAGCAACCGATAACAGTGGTACCAACACCGGCAATACCGATACGGGTGGCAGCAATAATAACGACAACGGCGACAATACCGACACCGGCAACAATAATGGTTCAGGTAACAACGACAACGGCAACAATGGTTCCGACAACAGCGGAAGCACAGGCAATACAGCTCCAAGCACTGGCGGAATAGATAATACTGCCGGCTCATGCGAGCCTACGCCGTTTGCATTCTCGGGAGTTTCAGGGTTTGCCAGCGCAGAGAACCAGGTCGCAAAGACTTACGCCACCAACGTTAACGCCGACAATAGCACTGACTTCGTTATCGTAGAGAGTTACCAAGGCGCGCCATACAATGGTCCGACCGCTCCGGGGACATATGAGCTCGATGGTAGCAACTACGCGGATTGCGGTCTGTGCGTATTGGTCTACAAGGGCTGCACGGAAGGTGCCAATGGACTTCAGTGCCAGAAATATTTCTATGCAGAGCAAGGCACAGTTCAAATCAATGAATTGGGCGGCGCGGGTAGCACCTTCGACATCGAACTGCAAAACATGGAACTGGTTGAAGTGACCATCGACTCAACGTTCACATCCGTCCCGGTTCCTAGCGGTGAAAACTGGTGTGCGCATGGCTACAATTGGACGACTGTCCTAGACGACGGCGATGCGCCGGCCGGCTCGACAGGTGGTTCCAGTGATGGCTCCACCGGCGATTCCAGTGGTGGCTCCATCAATCCAGGAACACCCGGAGAATGCTCAGCACCGGAAAATGGCACAGGTACTAACATAGGTGACCAAATTGGAAACTTTACGTTAACCAACTGCAACGGCGATAGCGTTAGCCTGCATGACTCCTGTGGTTCAAGCCGCATCACTTGGCTTATTGGTTCTGCTACTTGGTGTGGATACTGTCCGCAGCAAATCGCAGAAGCTCGTCAAGCTCAGCAGCAGGTAGGCGCAGAAAACCTTGCGTTCTACATTATCGCTGACGACGTAACCAGCCAGTCTGGTTGCTTGAGCTACGCACAATCTGAAGGCGTAGACCCAAGCCAAATGCTTTACGCTACACAGTCCTCAGCCGCCATGAATGCAGTGCTGAACCGCGTAAGTGGTATCGGCCAGGGATTTCCAATGAACGCCATCATGAATGGTTACACAATGGAACTTCTCTACGCGGGCGATGGCTACGCGGAAGGCCTGGGCAACCAGGTTATTGAGGCATTGAATCAGTAA